In the genome of Nitrospinota bacterium, one region contains:
- a CDS encoding DegT/DnrJ/EryC1/StrS family aminotransferase has translation MEPAHDACRRRRGHHRILPQIQKALLVKNEPVPFSGLSLQYAALRGEMDAAVSRVLLKGHYIMGDECAAFEREFAEYNGAAHAIGVGSGTEALHIALLSCGIKGGDEVVTAPNTAAPTVCAIAAAGAVPRFADIDPATMNMDPARLEDVLKKSGGRVKAVVPVHLYGRPARMDAILDMAGKYGAVVVEDVAQAAGASFNAKKTGSMGAAGCFSFYPTKNIGAAGDGGMLTTNDGEIARRARMIRNYGEESRFNNVTFGFNSRLDEIQAAILRVKLPHLDRWNARRRELAAIYANALGGSGLVGVPLDTPGAPSVYHLYVITCDRRDELMDCLKSQNIQTMVHYPKPAHLQKAFEYAGYKAGDLPVSEALAGKILSLPMYPELSDRQAESVARAVLSFCGKG, from the coding sequence ATGGAGCCCGCGCACGACGCTTGCCGACGGCGTCGCGGCCACCATCGAATACTACCGCAAATACAGAAAGCATTACTGGTGAAAAACGAGCCTGTCCCCTTTTCCGGCCTTTCCCTGCAATATGCGGCCCTGCGCGGGGAGATGGACGCGGCGGTGTCCCGTGTCCTGCTCAAGGGGCACTACATCATGGGTGATGAATGCGCCGCGTTCGAGCGGGAGTTCGCGGAATATAACGGCGCGGCGCACGCCATAGGCGTCGGCTCGGGGACGGAGGCCCTGCATATCGCGTTGCTGTCCTGCGGGATAAAAGGGGGTGACGAAGTGGTCACCGCGCCGAACACGGCGGCCCCCACTGTCTGCGCCATAGCCGCCGCCGGGGCGGTCCCGCGCTTCGCGGACATAGACCCGGCCACCATGAACATGGATCCGGCCAGGCTTGAAGATGTCCTGAAAAAAAGCGGCGGCCGGGTGAAGGCTGTGGTCCCGGTGCACCTTTATGGCCGCCCGGCGAGGATGGACGCGATTCTTGACATGGCGGGAAAATACGGCGCCGTTGTTGTGGAGGACGTGGCGCAGGCCGCCGGAGCCTCCTTCAACGCAAAGAAGACCGGAAGCATGGGAGCCGCCGGATGCTTCTCGTTTTACCCGACCAAGAACATCGGCGCCGCTGGCGACGGCGGGATGCTGACCACAAACGACGGCGAAATCGCCCGGCGCGCCAGGATGATACGCAATTACGGCGAGGAGTCCAGGTTCAACAACGTCACTTTCGGCTTTAACAGCAGGCTGGACGAAATCCAGGCCGCCATTCTGCGCGTCAAACTGCCGCATCTGGACAGATGGAACGCACGCAGGCGGGAACTGGCGGCGATATACGCCAATGCGCTGGGCGGAAGCGGGCTTGTGGGAGTTCCCCTCGACACTCCCGGCGCCCCCTCCGTATATCACCTTTACGTCATCACATGCGACCGGCGGGATGAGCTTATGGACTGTCTCAAATCGCAAAACATCCAGACCATGGTCCATTATCCCAAACCCGCGCATCTGCAGAAAGCTTTCGAGTATGCAGGTTACAAGGCCGGCGACCTGCCTGTGAGCGAAGCTCTGGCCGGGAAGATACTCTCTTTGCCGATGTATCCAGAGCTTTCAGACAGGCAGGCGGAAAGCGTGGCCCGGGCCGTTTTGTCCTTTTGCGGCAAGGGTTGA
- a CDS encoding B12-binding domain-containing radical SAM protein translates to MRILLINPPAQNTAIEYPDEKGDSYLETEDFGVFPPLGLLYIIAYLEKHSPSHEIILKDCVAEKIPHTQLGKIVEEARPDVVGITSFTISMADVVMAARTVRKHAPNAHICLGGHHPIAFPFEAAQLAEFDSIVVGEGETAFTALVDALENKRDITAITGVYTGESIIRHRSSPSRDSRFLTNVMVPPAYIEDIDSLPFPARAHVAHIDFHSIVGVSGRLATIISSRGCPYRCTYCDVPYKRYRKRSIGNIVDEVEQCVAQGYKELHFYDDLFNITPGRVMEFCAEVEKRSLKFHWDFRGRVNSVTYESLEAAKKAGLRMISFGVETGSDEGLAAIKKKTTTAKVREVFGWCRKLGILTIADFMIGFPFEKDRDAIMRNVDFLISLDPDYAQFAVLTLYPNTELFNDAARLGLINPSRWSAFSLDPRPGFMVDHWEEHMDIHELVRTQKEAYRKFYMRPSYIMRSALRLTSWYEAKAKARGFLKLLGANPGRGRKAAAVD, encoded by the coding sequence ATGCGGATACTTCTCATCAATCCCCCGGCGCAGAACACCGCCATCGAATATCCGGACGAAAAGGGTGATTCGTACCTGGAGACGGAGGATTTCGGAGTGTTCCCCCCGCTGGGCTTGCTGTATATCATCGCCTACCTTGAAAAACACTCCCCATCGCACGAGATAATCCTGAAGGACTGCGTCGCGGAGAAGATACCGCACACCCAACTGGGCAAAATAGTGGAAGAGGCCCGGCCGGATGTGGTGGGGATAACAAGTTTCACCATAAGCATGGCGGACGTGGTTATGGCGGCCAGGACTGTGCGAAAGCACGCTCCAAACGCCCATATCTGCCTTGGCGGGCATCATCCCATCGCGTTTCCATTCGAGGCGGCGCAACTGGCGGAATTCGACTCCATAGTCGTCGGCGAGGGGGAGACGGCCTTCACCGCGCTGGTGGACGCGCTGGAAAACAAGCGTGATATAACGGCCATCACCGGTGTCTATACCGGCGAATCAATAATCCGCCACCGCTCCTCGCCTTCGCGCGACAGCAGGTTTCTGACCAACGTGATGGTCCCCCCCGCGTACATAGAGGACATAGACAGCCTCCCCTTCCCCGCCAGGGCGCATGTGGCCCACATTGATTTCCACAGCATCGTGGGGGTGTCCGGCAGGCTGGCGACGATAATAAGCTCCCGCGGCTGCCCATACCGCTGCACATATTGCGACGTGCCGTACAAGCGCTACAGGAAACGCTCCATCGGGAACATCGTGGACGAAGTGGAGCAATGCGTGGCGCAAGGATACAAGGAGCTTCATTTTTACGACGACCTTTTCAACATAACCCCCGGCCGGGTGATGGAGTTCTGCGCGGAGGTGGAAAAGCGCTCGCTTAAATTCCACTGGGATTTCCGGGGGCGGGTGAACAGCGTCACATATGAATCGCTGGAGGCGGCCAAAAAAGCTGGGCTGCGGATGATATCGTTCGGGGTGGAGACAGGATCGGACGAGGGGCTTGCGGCGATCAAAAAAAAGACGACCACCGCCAAGGTGCGCGAAGTGTTCGGCTGGTGCAGGAAACTTGGCATATTGACCATAGCCGACTTCATGATCGGCTTCCCCTTCGAGAAAGACCGTGACGCCATCATGCGCAACGTCGATTTCCTGATAAGCCTGGACCCTGATTACGCCCAGTTCGCCGTGCTCACGCTGTACCCGAACACAGAGCTTTTCAACGACGCGGCCAGGCTCGGCCTTATCAATCCTTCGCGATGGAGCGCTTTTTCGCTCGATCCGCGCCCCGGCTTCATGGTGGACCACTGGGAAGAGCACATGGACATCCACGAGCTTGTAAGGACACAGAAAGAAGCGTACAGGAAATTCTATATGCGCCCCTCGTATATAATGAGAAGCGCCCTGCGGCTGACTTCGTGGTATGAAGCAAAGGCCAAGGCCCGGGGCTTTTTGAAGCTTTTGGGGGCAAACCCCGGGCGCGGACGCAAAGCCGCGGCCGTGGACTGA
- a CDS encoding glycosyltransferase family 2 protein yields MLISIVIPVYRSELSIGPLVDRLMEEPSIKKQIEVVLVNDGSPDGSGRVCREITAKYPGRTRLIELSRNFGEHNAVMAGLRHAKGDAAVIMDDDFQNPPSEVSLLIEEMEKGGHDVVYGIYERKRHHWLRNLGSKVNGFMATYLLDKPAGLYLSSFKSLNRFTIDQVIKYDLPYPYLDGLIFRVTKKVGKVMVRHEDRLMGESNYSFRKLVRLWLNMFTNFSVLPLRVATLSGGLTIIFGMVMACVAVYWKYTDPLAPAGWATLVVLAAFFSGVQLISLGVMGEYIGRMFISHSGAPQSIVREVVESEKKEP; encoded by the coding sequence ATGTTGATAAGCATTGTTATCCCGGTGTACCGGAGCGAACTGTCCATCGGGCCGCTTGTGGACCGGCTGATGGAAGAGCCTTCCATCAAAAAGCAGATCGAGGTGGTCCTGGTAAACGACGGTTCGCCGGACGGCTCGGGGCGTGTGTGCAGGGAGATAACCGCCAAATATCCGGGCAGGACGAGGCTCATCGAGCTTTCCCGCAATTTCGGCGAGCACAACGCCGTCATGGCCGGGCTGCGCCACGCCAAAGGGGACGCGGCGGTGATAATGGACGACGATTTCCAGAACCCCCCTTCCGAGGTGTCGCTTTTGATCGAAGAGATGGAAAAAGGGGGGCACGACGTGGTCTATGGTATTTACGAGCGCAAACGCCACCACTGGTTACGCAACCTGGGCAGCAAGGTCAACGGCTTTATGGCCACATACCTTCTGGACAAGCCGGCCGGCCTTTACCTTAGCAGCTTCAAGTCGCTCAACCGTTTCACAATAGACCAGGTCATAAAGTACGACCTCCCCTACCCGTACCTGGACGGGCTTATCTTCCGTGTGACAAAAAAGGTGGGAAAAGTGATGGTCAGGCATGAGGACCGCCTTATGGGGGAGAGCAACTATTCGTTCCGCAAGCTTGTCCGGCTTTGGCTGAACATGTTCACGAACTTTTCAGTGCTGCCGCTGCGGGTGGCCACGCTGTCCGGCGGCCTTACAATCATATTCGGCATGGTGATGGCCTGCGTGGCTGTGTACTGGAAGTACACCGATCCGCTGGCGCCGGCCGGATGGGCCACCCTTGTGGTCCTCGCGGCATTTTTTTCCGGGGTGCAGCTCATTTCCCTTGGCGTGATGGGAGAATACATCGGCCGCATGTTCATAAGCCACAGCGGCGCGCCCCAGTCCATCGTGCGGGAAGTTGTCGAATCTGAAAAAAAGGAGCCTTGA
- a CDS encoding radical SAM protein, producing MKVVFCTAPVSKEMWGGLAEAGSLLPPLGLCYLAAVTRNLGHQAHIIDSYAEKLDATMAADRVCALDPDIVGISSTTQEIGEAARLAAELKIRRPGAVILLGGVHVTSSPVETFERYANFDVGFAGEAEASLPVFLKAYQDGGQLWNAGGLILRRNHPLSGGKGAVPAPPHLGAGEILMTPRMKTIDDLDELPIPAFDLLPELKAHYSPAMTNYKRSPVMGLVSSRGCPGHCTFCDQSVFGNRIRMHSAERIMEIITLLMTRHGIREINFYDDTFVAHKARVRELCQMFIDRKLDLTWSCNARVNLVNEELLRLMARAGCWQISYGIETGEQTLLDSLKKKITLEQVDKAVNWSKEAGMMVKAYYMIGLPGETRESLVKTRRSALGLPLDDICLEFFTPFPGTELYVQLAGQGVPLPDWENMNTFKLAYVPPGLDEETLRSEFKGIIRKFYLRPRIIWGYLKRFASPRKMLALARAFVDFIRTG from the coding sequence ATGAAAGTGGTATTTTGCACGGCCCCGGTGAGCAAGGAAATGTGGGGCGGCCTGGCCGAGGCTGGAAGCCTGCTCCCCCCCCTGGGCCTTTGCTATCTGGCGGCGGTGACGCGCAACCTTGGGCATCAGGCGCACATCATAGATTCCTATGCCGAAAAGCTGGACGCAACGATGGCGGCGGACCGCGTCTGCGCCCTCGATCCGGACATCGTGGGCATTTCGTCCACCACACAGGAGATCGGCGAGGCGGCGCGGCTTGCGGCGGAACTTAAAATACGGCGCCCGGGCGCCGTTATACTGCTCGGGGGTGTCCACGTCACAAGCTCCCCGGTGGAGACCTTTGAGCGCTATGCTAATTTTGACGTCGGTTTTGCCGGCGAGGCCGAAGCGTCGCTCCCTGTTTTTCTCAAGGCTTACCAGGACGGCGGCCAGTTATGGAACGCAGGGGGGCTGATCCTGCGCCGCAACCACCCGTTGTCCGGCGGAAAAGGGGCCGTCCCCGCGCCGCCGCATCTTGGCGCCGGGGAAATCCTCATGACTCCCCGGATGAAGACGATTGACGATCTGGACGAGCTGCCGATCCCGGCCTTCGACCTGCTTCCGGAGCTTAAGGCCCACTACAGCCCGGCGATGACAAATTATAAAAGGTCGCCTGTGATGGGGCTGGTCTCTTCGCGCGGATGCCCCGGCCACTGCACGTTCTGCGACCAGTCGGTGTTCGGCAACCGTATCCGTATGCACTCGGCGGAGCGGATAATGGAGATCATCACCCTGCTGATGACCCGCCACGGCATACGGGAGATAAATTTTTACGACGACACATTTGTGGCGCACAAGGCCCGCGTGCGGGAGCTTTGCCAGATGTTCATAGACCGCAAGCTCGACCTTACATGGTCGTGCAACGCCAGGGTGAACCTTGTGAACGAAGAACTTCTGCGACTTATGGCGAGGGCTGGCTGCTGGCAGATATCCTATGGGATAGAGACAGGCGAACAGACGCTGCTGGACAGCCTGAAAAAGAAAATCACCCTCGAACAGGTGGACAAGGCGGTCAACTGGAGCAAGGAGGCCGGGATGATGGTGAAGGCCTATTACATGATCGGCCTGCCGGGGGAAACGCGCGAATCGCTGGTAAAGACCCGGCGCTCCGCCCTCGGCCTTCCGCTGGACGACATATGCCTGGAGTTTTTCACCCCGTTCCCCGGCACGGAGCTTTATGTCCAGCTCGCCGGGCAAGGCGTCCCCCTGCCCGATTGGGAGAACATGAACACGTTCAAGCTGGCCTATGTCCCACCCGGGCTGGACGAGGAGACGCTGCGAAGCGAGTTCAAGGGGATAATCAGGAAATTCTATCTGCGCCCCAGGATTATATGGGGTTACCTGAAGCGCTTTGCCAGCCCCCGTAAAATGCTGGCGCTGGCGCGGGCGTTCGTGGACTTTATCAGGACCGGCTGA
- a CDS encoding class I SAM-dependent methyltransferase, whose amino-acid sequence MEHSLYEQVFRLQQSHWWFAARRNSLDSLLGGQSTGGNVLDAGCGPGSMLGYLSKYGRVTGLDPYPPALEMARKRFAGPLVMGEIGSLPFADGSFDLVGTFEVLYHKGIADVEDAVRELARVLAPGGRLVVVDSAYPSLASAHDLAAHSARRFTMEQMREIFEKAGLNVTRSTYAYCALLPVVWVVRRLKGLLGLDRRPEAELSPAPEWLNAAMIRWFRLETAVAGVFGLPFGLSLQIAGEKPRVNKN is encoded by the coding sequence ATGGAGCATTCTCTTTACGAACAGGTGTTCCGCCTGCAGCAGTCCCACTGGTGGTTCGCGGCGCGGCGCAACTCGCTGGACTCGCTATTGGGCGGTCAGTCCACCGGAGGAAACGTGCTCGACGCCGGATGCGGCCCCGGCTCCATGCTCGGCTATCTATCGAAGTACGGGCGGGTGACCGGGCTGGACCCCTACCCTCCGGCCCTTGAAATGGCGCGCAAGCGCTTTGCCGGCCCGCTTGTAATGGGGGAGATAGGCAGCCTCCCTTTCGCGGACGGCAGTTTCGACCTTGTGGGAACTTTTGAAGTGCTTTACCACAAGGGGATCGCCGACGTGGAGGACGCGGTGCGTGAATTGGCAAGGGTGCTGGCCCCCGGCGGGCGGCTTGTCGTGGTGGACTCGGCGTACCCCTCCCTTGCTTCGGCGCATGATCTGGCGGCCCACAGCGCCCGCAGGTTCACCATGGAGCAGATGCGGGAGATTTTTGAAAAAGCGGGGCTGAATGTGACACGCTCCACATACGCATACTGCGCGCTTTTGCCGGTGGTGTGGGTGGTCCGCAGGCTAAAGGGGCTGTTGGGACTGGACAGGCGGCCCGAGGCCGAGCTTTCACCGGCCCCGGAATGGCTCAACGCCGCCATGATAAGATGGTTCAGGCTGGAAACGGCCGTGGCAGGCGTGTTTGGCCTGCCGTTCGGGCTGTCGTTGCAGATTGCCGGTGAAAAACCTCGCGTAAACAAGAATTGA
- a CDS encoding B12-binding domain-containing radical SAM protein, whose translation MRIAFYNPPAATPVIRRYMCSYNAGENLYPNIELLGLAAHAESEGHTAVYIDCIAEGFGGSSGLAALKTFRPDVVVSLLGLECFGADIAEMLAVKGELPEAKVGIMGYYATMYPEKCVEKGMDFVLLGEGEQGLSGYLKGDLAAPGLATKERVNRDGRRLSEDEYNRLPHPAHHLIKPGAYGELGLGSPLTVAQFTRGCPYPCSYCVRSYGRKTVNRSVENVLKELEDIARLGIRYVRFLDDTFTTDKKWAAAICEGIVQRGIKLAWGALSRADTLDGELLKLMKRAGCRRIFIGIESGSQRVLDYYKKGYKVERIPSSVRLARKAGLETVGFFLLGAPFETIEDVQQSMDMARKCDLDYVIVTKLVIYPGTELENELRDMAAVDPWEGVHRFADEKREMEILEWERLFYRSFYTSYSGIRTGVRTLFRQPVRTLRAAASIMRFALSSGQDKSHPDYL comes from the coding sequence ATGAGAATAGCCTTTTATAATCCCCCCGCCGCCACCCCGGTGATCCGGCGCTATATGTGCAGCTATAACGCGGGTGAAAACCTTTATCCGAACATAGAACTGCTGGGGCTGGCCGCGCACGCCGAATCGGAAGGGCATACGGCCGTTTACATTGACTGCATAGCGGAAGGTTTCGGCGGGTCAAGCGGGCTTGCGGCTTTGAAGACGTTCAGGCCCGACGTGGTGGTAAGCCTTCTGGGGCTGGAGTGCTTTGGCGCCGACATCGCCGAAATGCTGGCCGTGAAGGGGGAACTGCCGGAGGCGAAGGTGGGGATTATGGGCTATTACGCCACCATGTACCCGGAAAAATGCGTTGAGAAAGGGATGGACTTTGTGCTTCTTGGCGAAGGGGAACAAGGTCTGTCCGGCTATCTGAAAGGTGACCTTGCGGCGCCCGGGCTGGCCACGAAAGAAAGGGTGAACAGGGATGGCCGGCGGCTTTCGGAAGATGAATACAACCGCCTCCCCCACCCCGCCCATCATCTAATCAAACCGGGAGCGTATGGGGAGCTTGGCCTCGGCTCCCCGCTGACGGTGGCGCAGTTCACAAGGGGCTGCCCATACCCGTGCAGCTATTGCGTGCGAAGTTATGGACGCAAGACCGTGAATCGCAGCGTGGAGAACGTCCTAAAGGAGCTTGAGGACATCGCAAGGCTGGGGATCAGGTATGTCCGGTTCCTGGATGACACGTTCACCACGGACAAAAAATGGGCGGCGGCCATATGCGAAGGGATCGTCCAAAGGGGGATCAAGCTTGCATGGGGGGCCTTGAGCAGGGCCGACACGCTGGACGGTGAACTTTTAAAACTAATGAAACGGGCCGGCTGCCGCAGGATATTTATCGGGATAGAGTCAGGCTCCCAGAGGGTGCTCGACTATTACAAAAAGGGATACAAGGTGGAGCGCATCCCCTCCTCCGTCCGCCTGGCCAGAAAAGCGGGGCTGGAGACCGTCGGGTTTTTCCTGCTGGGCGCCCCCTTTGAGACCATCGAAGACGTCCAGCAGAGCATGGACATGGCCAGAAAGTGCGACCTGGACTATGTGATAGTGACCAAGCTTGTGATATACCCGGGCACGGAGTTGGAGAATGAATTGCGCGATATGGCGGCGGTGGACCCGTGGGAAGGGGTCCACAGGTTCGCCGATGAAAAGCGCGAGATGGAAATTCTCGAATGGGAACGTCTGTTCTACAGGTCGTTTTACACAAGCTACAGCGGGATCAGGACCGGCGTGCGCACCCTTTTCAGGCAGCCGGTGCGGACATTGCGGGCGGCCGCCTCCATCATGCGGTTCGCCCTTTCCAGCGGCCAGGACAAAAGCCATCCTGATTATCTTTAG
- the recR gene encoding recombination protein RecR gives MTGPDSLVKLVERFQTLPGVGRKTAERLAFHILKSTPDEVKKLSQALLDVKEKARICSVCCSITEVDPCYICSDNARDQSLVCLVEEPHDVFAIERIGEYRGVYHVLMGVLSPLDGVGPEELKIKELLARVERGGIKEIIVATNPTAEGEATAMYIAKLLKPSGVMITRIARGLPMGGDLEYADEMTLSKSLGGRVRL, from the coding sequence ATGACAGGGCCGGATTCCCTGGTAAAGCTCGTGGAGCGGTTCCAGACCCTCCCCGGCGTCGGGCGCAAGACAGCCGAACGGCTGGCCTTTCACATTCTAAAGTCCACCCCGGACGAGGTGAAAAAGCTGTCCCAGGCGCTTCTGGACGTGAAGGAGAAGGCGCGGATATGTTCCGTGTGCTGCTCGATCACGGAGGTGGACCCTTGCTATATCTGTTCGGACAACGCCCGTGACCAGTCGCTGGTATGCCTTGTGGAGGAGCCGCACGACGTTTTCGCCATCGAGCGGATCGGCGAATACCGCGGGGTGTACCACGTTTTGATGGGGGTGCTCTCCCCATTGGACGGAGTTGGGCCGGAGGAGCTGAAGATAAAAGAGTTGCTGGCCCGTGTGGAGCGTGGGGGGATAAAAGAGATCATCGTGGCCACAAACCCCACCGCCGAAGGAGAGGCCACGGCAATGTACATCGCCAAGCTGCTAAAGCCGAGCGGAGTGATGATAACCCGCATAGCCCGCGGCCTGCCGATGGGGGGAGATCTGGAGTACGCCGACGAGATGACCCTGAGCAAATCGCTGGGGGGCAGGGTGAGGCTGTAG
- a CDS encoding YbaB/EbfC family nucleoid-associated protein, with amino-acid sequence MSKGFGNLMRQVNSMQKKITAVQAELNEKTVEGEAGQGKVKVVATGGNVVKSVTITDKALVDPNDTGMLEDLIAVAVNDALTRARKMKDEELGKITAGLPVNLPGML; translated from the coding sequence ATGTCAAAGGGATTCGGGAACCTGATGCGTCAGGTGAACAGCATGCAGAAGAAGATCACGGCCGTCCAGGCGGAGCTTAACGAAAAGACCGTGGAAGGCGAGGCGGGGCAGGGAAAGGTGAAAGTGGTGGCCACCGGGGGGAACGTTGTGAAGTCGGTGACCATAACGGACAAAGCCTTGGTGGACCCGAACGACACCGGGATGCTTGAAGACCTTATCGCCGTGGCGGTGAACGACGCGCTGACCCGTGCGCGCAAGATGAAGGATGAGGAACTGGGCAAGATTACCGCCGGGCTGCCGGTGAACCTGCCGGGGATGTTGTAG
- the dnaX gene encoding DNA polymerase III subunit gamma/tau — MEEKYTVSARKFRPQSFHQIVGQQHIVRTLVYALDSGRIAHGYLFSGTRGVGKTTTARILAKSLNCEKGPTSNPCLECVNCKEIAAGTSLDVMEIDGASNTGVDNIRDLRENVKFSPIRSKYKIYIIDEVHQISKAAFNALLKTLEEPPPHVIFIFATTELNKVPDTILSRCQCFEYKSISLADIVKQLEMIAGAEEVSATPGAIELLARRARGSMRDAQSLFDQAAAYGGGSVSEDDVKLILGLVDKSTLGGIMDAAVNKDKGALLEMVDSVVYSGADPALFVEELSELLRGVMAAKIRNAPAQGDAGEAEKIAKWAAELDFDEIQRFFAVLVETLEQMKRSHMPSLNLTMGLLKLTEKRGLSKLSDIIDTVERAQVMVEGSQPAAPVRKAPPAPPRPSAPVVDSNLEPAPAEIERAISPDSMGNGDLLEAFKSARPVLIGILEHSTVSVTAGKFIITVPDLFAREKLEDPSTRKSLEDIALRITGRQMQQVVVLEAEKKKDVDTVNRHRERDAVLKKSLTELPIVQSALEIFNGDVVEVKVNKDTRINPPVDA, encoded by the coding sequence ATGGAAGAAAAATACACGGTATCGGCCAGAAAGTTCCGGCCGCAGTCATTTCACCAGATCGTCGGCCAGCAGCATATCGTGCGCACCCTGGTGTACGCGCTGGACAGCGGCAGGATCGCCCACGGCTACCTTTTCTCCGGCACCAGGGGGGTGGGGAAGACCACCACCGCGCGCATCCTGGCAAAATCGCTCAACTGTGAAAAAGGGCCCACTTCAAACCCATGCCTGGAGTGTGTAAACTGCAAGGAGATCGCCGCCGGGACATCGCTGGACGTGATGGAGATAGACGGCGCCTCCAACACCGGGGTGGACAACATCCGCGACCTGCGTGAAAACGTAAAATTCTCCCCAATACGCTCAAAATACAAGATTTACATCATTGACGAGGTGCACCAGATCAGCAAGGCGGCCTTCAACGCGCTGCTAAAAACGCTGGAGGAGCCGCCCCCGCACGTCATATTCATCTTCGCCACCACAGAGCTTAACAAGGTGCCGGACACCATATTGTCCCGCTGCCAGTGTTTCGAATATAAAAGCATCTCGCTGGCGGACATCGTAAAGCAGTTGGAGATGATCGCAGGGGCGGAGGAAGTGTCGGCCACGCCGGGGGCAATCGAGCTTCTGGCGCGGCGGGCGCGCGGATCCATGCGGGACGCGCAGTCGCTTTTCGACCAGGCGGCGGCCTATGGCGGCGGATCGGTGTCCGAAGACGACGTGAAACTGATTCTCGGACTGGTGGACAAGTCCACCCTTGGCGGGATAATGGACGCGGCGGTGAACAAGGACAAAGGGGCGCTATTGGAGATGGTGGACTCGGTGGTATATTCCGGGGCCGACCCGGCGCTTTTCGTCGAGGAGCTTTCGGAGCTATTGCGCGGCGTGATGGCGGCGAAGATCAGGAACGCCCCGGCGCAGGGGGATGCGGGGGAGGCTGAAAAAATCGCAAAGTGGGCCGCGGAACTTGATTTTGACGAGATACAGCGCTTCTTCGCCGTGCTGGTGGAAACGCTTGAACAGATGAAACGCTCCCACATGCCGTCGCTAAACCTCACCATGGGGCTTTTAAAACTGACTGAAAAGCGCGGCCTGTCCAAACTTTCGGACATCATAGACACTGTGGAACGGGCGCAGGTGATGGTGGAGGGTTCGCAACCAGCCGCCCCTGTCCGCAAGGCGCCGCCCGCGCCGCCAAGGCCGTCGGCGCCAGTGGTGGACTCGAATCTGGAGCCGGCCCCGGCGGAAATAGAAAGGGCCATATCGCCCGACAGTATGGGCAATGGCGACCTTTTAGAGGCGTTCAAAAGCGCCAGGCCGGTGCTGATCGGGATATTGGAGCATTCCACGGTGTCGGTGACGGCGGGGAAGTTCATAATCACTGTGCCCGACCTTTTCGCCCGGGAGAAGCTGGAGGACCCCTCCACCCGCAAATCGCTGGAGGATATCGCGCTTCGCATCACCGGCAGGCAGATGCAGCAGGTGGTGGTGCTGGAGGCTGAAAAAAAAAAGGACGTTGACACCGTGAACCGCCACAGGGAGCGGGACGCTGTGTTAAAGAAAAGTCTCACAGAACTGCCGATAGTTCAGAGCGCGCTTGAAATATTCAATGGCGACGTGGTGGAGGTGAAGGTGAACAAGGACACGCGGATTAATCCGCCAGTGGACGCATAA